The following are from one region of the Prevotella communis genome:
- the hisF gene encoding imidazole glycerol phosphate synthase subunit HisF produces MGLAKRIIPCLDVKDGETVKGINFVQLRSAGDPVELGKAYSEAGADELVFLDITASFEGRKTFTEMVTKVAQQLNIPFTVGGGINELADVERMLYAGADKVSINSAALRNPHLIEEVANRFGSQVCVVAIDARLDADGWHCYLKGGRERTERGLFEWAHEVQERGAGEILFTSMNHDGVKNGYANEALAQLADNLDIPIIASGGAGKKEHFRDVFQQGHADAALAASVFHFGEIPIPELKQYLTQEGINVRL; encoded by the coding sequence ATGGGACTGGCAAAACGAATCATCCCTTGCTTAGATGTGAAGGACGGTGAGACCGTCAAGGGAATAAATTTTGTACAACTGAGAAGTGCAGGAGACCCTGTAGAGCTCGGCAAGGCCTATAGCGAGGCTGGTGCCGATGAATTGGTATTCCTGGATATCACGGCTAGTTTTGAGGGACGAAAGACCTTTACGGAGATGGTCACCAAGGTGGCCCAGCAACTCAATATCCCGTTTACGGTTGGCGGTGGTATCAATGAACTGGCTGACGTAGAACGCATGTTGTATGCCGGTGCAGACAAGGTGAGCATCAATAGTGCCGCCTTGCGCAATCCTCATCTGATAGAAGAGGTGGCCAACCGTTTCGGTTCTCAGGTGTGTGTGGTGGCTATCGATGCCCGACTGGATGCTGATGGCTGGCATTGCTACCTGAAAGGTGGACGCGAGAGAACGGAACGTGGCCTGTTTGAATGGGCCCATGAGGTTCAGGAGCGTGGTGCTGGCGAGATTCTTTTCACGAGTATGAATCATGATGGCGTGAAGAATGGATATGCCAATGAGGCACTGGCGCAACTGGCCGATAATCTTGATATCCCCATCATTGCCAGTGGCGGCGCAGGTAAGAAAGAACATTTCAGGGATGTGTTCCAACAAGGACATGCTGATGCGGCATTAGCTGCAAGTGTCTTCCATTTCGGTGAGATACCCATACCAGAATTAAAACAATATTTGACACAAGAAGGAATAAACGTAAGACTATGA
- the purU gene encoding formyltetrahydrofolate deformylase, with amino-acid sequence MKPTAILLLHCPDQQGIISEVTKFITDNKGNIVDLDQYVDHQDGMFFMRVQWELDSFLIPREKIKEYIETLYKQRYQIEFSLYFSDQRPRMAIFVSKMSHCLYDLLARWKAGEFACDIPCIISNHEDLRYVADQFGIPYYVWSIKKDHSNKAEVEEAEMKLLKENGITFIVLARYMQIISDAMIAAYPHHIINIHHSFLPAFVGAKPYHQAWERGVKIIGATSHYVTAELDAGPIIEQDVTRITHKDTPESLVLKGKDLEKIVLSRAVSKHIQRKVLTYKNKTIIFS; translated from the coding sequence ATGAAACCAACCGCAATTTTACTTCTGCACTGCCCAGACCAACAGGGTATTATATCAGAAGTCACAAAATTCATTACAGACAACAAAGGTAACATTGTTGACTTAGACCAGTATGTAGATCATCAAGACGGAATGTTCTTTATGCGTGTTCAGTGGGAACTTGATTCCTTCCTGATTCCACGTGAGAAAATCAAGGAATATATTGAGACGCTCTACAAGCAACGCTATCAGATTGAATTCAGTTTGTATTTTAGTGACCAACGTCCCCGCATGGCAATTTTCGTCTCGAAGATGAGCCATTGCCTGTACGACTTGCTGGCACGATGGAAAGCTGGAGAGTTTGCATGCGACATTCCCTGCATTATCAGTAACCATGAGGACTTGCGCTATGTAGCCGACCAGTTTGGCATTCCTTATTATGTGTGGTCAATCAAGAAAGACCACTCCAACAAGGCTGAGGTCGAGGAGGCGGAGATGAAGTTGCTCAAGGAGAATGGAATAACCTTCATCGTACTGGCTCGTTACATGCAGATTATCAGCGATGCGATGATTGCCGCTTATCCACATCATATTATTAATATCCACCACTCGTTCTTGCCTGCCTTCGTAGGTGCAAAGCCCTATCATCAGGCATGGGAGCGTGGCGTGAAGATTATCGGTGCCACCAGCCATTATGTTACTGCGGAACTGGATGCCGGTCCTATCATCGAACAGGACGTGACACGTATCACCCATAAGGATACACCTGAGAGTCTGGTGCTCAAGGGAAAGGACCTGGAAAAGATAGTGCTGTCAAGGGCCGTGTCCAAGCATATCCAGCGCAAGGTGCTTACCTATAAGAACAAAACAATTATCTTTAGTTGA
- a CDS encoding aspartate kinase, whose translation MKVMKFGGTSVGTPQRMKEVTALVTKSGEPVFVVLSAMSGTTNSLVEISDYLYKKNPDGANEVINALEQKYYRHLPELYTTEEYQTLTKDFLSEEFDYLRSFTKELFTSFEEKSIVAQGEMMSTNMVVNYMKENGINAVLLNALDFMRTDKNAEPDPVYIKEKLGALMEKNAGAQVYVTQGFICRNAYGEIDNLQRGGSDYTASLIGAALNAEEIQIWTDIDGMHNNDPRVVDKTEPVHQLHFEEAAELAYFGAKILHPTCVQPAKYAGIPVRLLNTMDPDAEGTTISNATEYGKIKAVAAKDNITAIKIKSSRMLLATGFLRKVFEIFESYQTPIDMVCTSEVGVSMSIDNSANLGGIMDELKKYGTVTVDTNMCIICVVGDLDWSNIGFETKVMDAMKDIPVRMISYGGSNYNISFLIREEDKKRALQNLSDNLFH comes from the coding sequence ATGAAAGTAATGAAATTCGGTGGTACTTCAGTTGGTACCCCACAGAGAATGAAAGAGGTAACCGCACTGGTTACAAAGTCTGGTGAGCCCGTGTTTGTAGTACTTTCTGCTATGTCTGGTACTACCAATTCCCTCGTTGAGATTTCTGACTATCTCTACAAAAAGAATCCTGATGGAGCCAATGAGGTAATCAATGCGCTGGAGCAGAAGTATTACCGTCATCTGCCAGAGCTCTATACCACAGAGGAATATCAGACGCTGACAAAGGACTTCCTGAGTGAGGAGTTCGATTATCTGCGCTCTTTCACAAAGGAATTATTTACTTCATTTGAAGAGAAGAGCATTGTGGCTCAGGGCGAGATGATGTCCACGAATATGGTTGTCAACTATATGAAGGAGAATGGCATCAATGCTGTATTGCTGAATGCACTCGATTTCATGCGTACCGATAAGAATGCAGAGCCAGATCCTGTATATATCAAGGAGAAACTGGGTGCATTGATGGAGAAGAATGCTGGTGCACAGGTTTATGTCACTCAGGGTTTTATCTGTCGTAACGCTTATGGTGAGATTGACAACCTGCAGCGTGGTGGTTCTGACTATACTGCTTCTCTGATTGGTGCAGCCTTGAATGCTGAAGAGATTCAGATTTGGACTGATATTGACGGTATGCATAATAATGACCCACGTGTCGTTGACAAGACTGAACCCGTTCATCAGTTGCACTTTGAGGAGGCTGCAGAGCTGGCCTATTTCGGTGCTAAGATTCTGCACCCCACCTGTGTGCAGCCTGCCAAGTATGCTGGTATACCTGTTCGCCTCTTGAACACAATGGATCCTGATGCTGAGGGTACAACGATTTCCAATGCTACCGAGTACGGCAAGATTAAGGCTGTTGCTGCCAAGGATAATATCACGGCCATTAAGATTAAGTCATCACGCATGCTGTTGGCTACAGGTTTCCTGCGTAAGGTGTTTGAGATCTTTGAGAGCTATCAGACGCCAATCGATATGGTATGTACCTCAGAGGTTGGCGTGTCTATGAGTATTGACAACTCGGCCAACCTGGGTGGCATCATGGATGAACTGAAGAAGTATGGCACCGTTACGGTTGACACCAATATGTGTATCATCTGTGTCGTTGGTGATCTGGACTGGTCTAATATCGGTTTCGAGACAAAGGTGATGGATGCTATGAAGGACATCCCCGTACGCATGATTTCCTATGGTGGTAGCAACTACAACATCTCATTCCTGATTCGTGAGGAAGACAAGAAGCGTGCTCTTCAGAATCTGAGCGATAATCTCTTCCATTAA
- the hisA gene encoding 1-(5-phosphoribosyl)-5-[(5-phosphoribosylamino)methylideneamino]imidazole-4-carboxamide isomerase, whose protein sequence is MIELIPAIDIIEGHCVRLTKGDYEQKTVYGEPLEMARQFEEIGYTRLHVVDLDGAKSRHIVNSKVLSRLAEETSLKIDFGGGIKTDDDIGKAFEAGASMVTIGSVAVTHPELLERWLVKYGPERIILGADVRNGRISINGWKDDSEQELLPFLKHYVDMGVVNVLCTEISKDGTLSGPAIPLYKKVMETYPHLHLIASGGVSSIDDIKELDAAGIPSVVFGKAIYEGRINLKELWDWQNESSLA, encoded by the coding sequence ATGATTGAACTGATTCCTGCAATAGATATTATCGAAGGACACTGCGTCAGACTGACCAAGGGCGACTATGAACAGAAGACTGTTTATGGCGAACCTCTGGAGATGGCCCGCCAGTTTGAAGAGATTGGCTATACCCGTCTTCATGTGGTTGATCTTGACGGAGCGAAGTCGCGTCATATCGTTAACAGCAAGGTTCTGAGCCGACTGGCCGAAGAGACATCGCTGAAGATTGACTTTGGCGGTGGCATCAAGACAGATGATGATATCGGCAAGGCTTTTGAAGCCGGTGCATCAATGGTGACTATCGGCTCTGTTGCAGTCACCCATCCGGAACTGCTGGAGCGCTGGTTGGTGAAGTATGGTCCGGAGCGCATCATCTTGGGTGCTGATGTACGTAATGGCCGTATCAGCATCAATGGTTGGAAAGATGACTCGGAACAGGAACTCCTTCCCTTCCTGAAACATTATGTTGACATGGGTGTCGTGAATGTCCTGTGTACCGAAATCTCTAAAGACGGAACTTTGTCAGGACCGGCTATACCTTTATATAAAAAGGTGATGGAGACGTATCCTCATTTGCATCTCATTGCAAGTGGTGGGGTTAGCTCTATTGATGATATTAAGGAACTTGATGCTGCTGGCATCCCCTCGGTGGTATTCGGGAAAGCTATTTATGAGGGAAGAATCAATTTGAAAGAACTATGGGACTGGCAAAACGAATCATCCCTTGCTTAG
- a CDS encoding cell division ATP-binding protein FtsE — MLIEYKKVTVCQKDGIPVLKDVDFHVSNGEFVYIIGKVGSGKSSLLKTIYAELFIDEGEEAKVLDQDMLTLKLKQVPAIRRQLGVVFQDFQLLADRSVLKNLQFVLKATGWKDKKEMQERIEKVLSDVGMSEKINKMPHELSGGEKQRIAIARAILNSPKLIVADEPTANLDPETADGIMQLMRQISQTGTAVIMSTHNMPLLDKYPGIVYRCFDEHLEEVTNDFNKMKIEDD, encoded by the coding sequence ATGTTGATAGAATATAAAAAAGTAACAGTTTGCCAAAAGGATGGTATTCCCGTCCTTAAGGATGTTGACTTCCATGTGAGTAATGGAGAGTTTGTATATATTATAGGTAAGGTGGGCTCTGGTAAGAGTTCGCTGCTGAAAACCATCTATGCCGAACTGTTCATTGACGAGGGTGAAGAGGCAAAGGTGCTGGACCAGGATATGCTGACATTGAAACTCAAGCAGGTGCCTGCCATCCGTCGCCAGCTGGGTGTCGTCTTCCAGGATTTTCAGCTTCTGGCCGACCGAAGCGTGCTGAAGAATCTGCAGTTTGTCTTGAAGGCTACTGGTTGGAAGGACAAGAAGGAGATGCAGGAACGCATCGAAAAGGTGCTCAGTGATGTGGGCATGTCTGAAAAGATCAACAAGATGCCCCATGAGTTGTCGGGTGGCGAGAAACAGCGTATTGCTATTGCCCGGGCTATCCTGAATTCTCCCAAGCTCATCGTGGCCGACGAACCTACGGCTAATCTTGACCCGGAGACGGCTGATGGTATCATGCAGCTGATGCGTCAGATATCACAGACAGGTACGGCTGTTATTATGTCAACGCATAACATGCCGCTTCTCGATAAGTATCCTGGCATCGTGTATCGTTGCTTCGATGAACATCTTGAGGAGGTTACCAACGACTTCAACAAGATGAAGATTGAGGATGATTAA
- a CDS encoding glycosyltransferase, with protein sequence MIKVLHVYPKNDSLTARFIHLLMDKIESKATDNADEFKRLCREWQPDIIHQHGSVDVKWQADARWVVSPNGLRSTFDDYYAVVARSPLEAETLRALGAKRIEVIMNPLVTKQVDIDETAQKMMQVYQKVMNSNPLALMEEATKDALPVILKAAIHGDKRWVEQEIPIPSIQQPRLLYIYSSLEGISSLLEKGLSVLGMEQPAHDAFECYLPENYTVPSSITGTNIIGMLDDIQRNGITLIRLVNIYKALISDSHDDEKLLELIEENDYNALFVSVLQILKEQLHLDEGYFPCPPEDNNNTGRLRDDLQNHLRL encoded by the coding sequence ATGATTAAAGTCTTGCATGTCTACCCAAAGAACGATTCGTTGACGGCTCGGTTTATCCATCTCCTGATGGATAAAATCGAGTCGAAAGCAACGGATAATGCTGATGAGTTTAAGCGATTATGCCGGGAATGGCAACCGGATATCATTCATCAGCATGGTTCTGTGGATGTGAAATGGCAGGCAGACGCAAGATGGGTTGTATCGCCCAACGGCCTTCGGTCAACTTTCGACGACTACTATGCTGTTGTAGCAAGAAGTCCTTTGGAAGCTGAGACTTTGCGTGCCCTTGGTGCCAAGCGCATCGAGGTTATCATGAATCCACTGGTTACCAAACAGGTGGATATCGATGAAACGGCACAAAAGATGATGCAGGTCTATCAGAAAGTGATGAATTCTAATCCTCTTGCTTTAATGGAAGAGGCTACGAAGGATGCTCTTCCTGTGATTTTGAAGGCTGCTATTCATGGCGACAAAAGGTGGGTTGAACAGGAAATTCCCATTCCATCGATACAGCAACCTCGTTTATTGTATATCTATTCTTCACTCGAAGGCATCAGTTCTTTGCTTGAAAAAGGGCTTTCTGTCTTAGGCATGGAACAACCGGCACATGACGCTTTTGAGTGCTATCTGCCTGAAAATTATACCGTTCCATCGAGTATAACGGGCACCAATATCATTGGTATGCTTGATGATATTCAGCGTAATGGTATCACTTTAATCCGTCTTGTTAATATCTACAAAGCACTGATTAGTGATAGTCATGATGACGAAAAACTTCTTGAACTAATTGAAGAAAATGATTATAATGCACTGTTTGTAAGTGTATTACAGATTTTAAAAGAACAGTTACATCTTGACGAGGGCTATTTCCCTTGCCCACCAGAAGATAATAATAACACCGGAAGACTTCGGGATGACCTTCAAAACCATTTAAGACTATGA
- a CDS encoding fructose-1,6-bisphosphatase, producing the protein MNTDLRYLHLLSNTYPTVADAASEIINLEAIQNLPKSTEHFLADLHGEHEAFIHVLKNASGNIKRKVGEIFGNTIRETEKKELCTLIYYPEQKLELIKAAEEDLDDWYRITIHQLVRVCRDVSSKYTRSKVRKNLPEEFSYIIEELLHERTDDQDKAAYVAVIVDTVISTGRADDFIVAICNVIQRLAIDQLHILGDIYDRGPGAHIILDTLRQYHSWDIQWGNHDILWMGAAAGNDACICNVLRLSLRYANLATLEEGYGINMVPLATFALEVYGNDPCEEFIPKLLKDDGRLDEKTRHLIAKMHKAIAVIQFKTEAAIFNRRPEWQMNDRNLLEHIDFTNQTCTIDGKEYAMKSCHFPTISADNPNALTPEEDTLMKKLHHSFRVSEKLRKHIRTILSHGCMYTICNQNLLFHASIPLNDDGTLKNVEILGKSYAGKELMSYIGQLVRAAFQSDTPADLKEYAKDYFLYLWCGKESPLFDKSKMATFERYFLTDKSTYQEEKGNYFKLRNSEDVCDRILDAFEVTGANRHIINGHVPVHASKGENPIKAGGKLMVIDGGFSEAYHSETGIAGYTLVYHSRGFVLVQHEPFTSAQDAILRGTDIKSSTQIVEMSAHRMLVADTDKGEELRSQISELKDLLYAYRHGIIKEKRN; encoded by the coding sequence ATGAACACCGATTTACGTTATCTCCATCTACTGTCAAATACCTACCCCACGGTTGCTGATGCAGCCAGTGAAATCATTAACCTTGAGGCTATCCAGAATCTGCCGAAAAGTACAGAACATTTTCTGGCAGACCTTCACGGCGAACATGAAGCCTTTATTCATGTATTGAAAAATGCCTCTGGTAATATCAAACGTAAAGTGGGTGAAATCTTCGGTAATACCATACGCGAAACTGAGAAGAAAGAGTTATGCACGCTGATTTATTACCCAGAACAGAAACTTGAACTGATTAAAGCTGCAGAAGAGGATCTGGACGACTGGTATCGCATCACGATTCATCAGCTGGTACGTGTCTGTCGTGATGTGTCCAGCAAATACACGCGTTCAAAGGTACGCAAGAATCTGCCAGAGGAGTTTTCGTATATCATTGAGGAACTGCTACATGAACGTACTGACGATCAGGATAAGGCAGCTTATGTGGCTGTTATCGTTGATACCGTCATCTCTACAGGACGTGCCGACGATTTCATTGTTGCCATCTGTAATGTGATTCAGCGCCTGGCTATTGACCAACTGCATATCCTGGGTGATATCTACGACCGCGGTCCTGGTGCCCATATTATACTGGATACGCTTCGTCAATATCATTCGTGGGATATCCAATGGGGTAATCATGATATCCTTTGGATGGGAGCTGCAGCAGGTAACGATGCCTGTATTTGTAATGTATTGCGCCTGAGTCTGCGCTATGCTAATCTGGCTACGTTAGAGGAAGGATACGGTATTAACATGGTACCGTTGGCCACCTTTGCCCTTGAGGTCTATGGTAATGATCCATGTGAGGAGTTTATCCCTAAGCTCCTGAAGGACGACGGACGTCTCGATGAAAAGACGCGCCATCTGATTGCTAAGATGCACAAAGCCATTGCTGTGATACAGTTCAAGACTGAGGCTGCTATCTTCAATCGTCGACCAGAGTGGCAGATGAACGACCGTAACCTCTTGGAACATATAGATTTCACTAATCAGACCTGTACTATTGATGGAAAGGAATATGCTATGAAATCGTGCCACTTCCCAACCATCTCAGCTGATAATCCCAATGCATTAACGCCCGAGGAAGATACCTTGATGAAGAAGCTGCATCATTCTTTCCGTGTGTCTGAGAAACTACGTAAACATATTCGTACCATTCTGAGTCATGGCTGTATGTACACCATCTGCAACCAGAATCTGTTGTTTCATGCTTCCATACCGCTCAACGACGATGGAACCTTGAAAAATGTAGAGATTCTGGGAAAGTCATATGCAGGTAAGGAACTGATGTCATATATAGGACAGTTGGTGCGCGCTGCTTTCCAAAGTGATACCCCGGCCGACTTAAAGGAATATGCCAAGGATTATTTCCTATATCTGTGGTGTGGAAAGGAATCTCCCCTATTTGACAAGTCAAAGATGGCTACCTTCGAGCGCTATTTCCTGACGGACAAATCAACCTATCAGGAGGAAAAGGGCAACTATTTCAAACTGCGTAATTCCGAGGATGTCTGTGACCGTATTCTTGATGCCTTTGAGGTGACTGGTGCCAACCGCCATATCATCAATGGTCATGTGCCTGTACACGCATCAAAGGGTGAGAATCCTATTAAGGCAGGTGGTAAACTGATGGTGATTGACGGCGGCTTCTCTGAGGCCTATCATAGTGAGACAGGTATTGCCGGCTACACATTGGTATATCATAGTCGCGGTTTCGTCTTGGTACAACACGAGCCGTTCACCAGTGCCCAGGATGCCATTTTACGAGGCACGGATATCAAGTCATCAACCCAGATTGTAGAGATGTCGGCCCATCGTATGCTCGTTGCAGACACAGATAAAGGCGAAGAGCTGCGCAGTCAGATATCAGAACTGAAAGACTTGCTCTACGCTTATCGACATGGTATCATCAAGGAGAAACGCAATTAG
- the lysA gene encoding diaminopimelate decarboxylase, producing MKGIFPIEKFQSLRTPFYYYDMDLLRETLASINQEAGKHEGFIVHYAVKANANPSVLRCIKQAGLGVDCVSGGEIEAALKAGFSAEKIVFAGVGKSDWEINLGLKAGIHCFNVESIPELEVINELAAQQNTIAQVAFRINPDVGAHTHANITTGLAENKFGIAMRDMESVIELALSMKNIRFIGLHFHIGSQILDMADFQALCNRINELQNQLESHRIIVKSINVGGGLGVDYQHPNRLSIPDFKSYFDTYATKLKLRPGQELHFELGRAVVAQMGSLLARTLYIKEGAKKKFCIVDAGMTDLIRPALYQAYHKIENISSDEPMEAYDVVGPICESSDVFAKQIDLNKAKRGDLIAIRSAGAYGEIMASQYNCRQLPQAYTSDDI from the coding sequence ATGAAAGGTATATTTCCTATAGAAAAGTTTCAGTCACTGAGGACACCCTTCTACTACTACGACATGGATTTGCTGCGTGAAACGCTGGCTTCTATCAACCAGGAAGCCGGTAAGCACGAGGGCTTTATCGTGCATTATGCCGTAAAGGCCAATGCTAATCCAAGTGTGCTCCGCTGTATCAAGCAGGCAGGTCTTGGTGTAGATTGTGTCAGTGGCGGTGAGATAGAGGCAGCTCTGAAAGCTGGTTTCTCTGCCGAAAAGATTGTGTTTGCAGGAGTTGGTAAAAGTGATTGGGAAATTAACCTTGGTCTTAAAGCAGGCATCCACTGTTTCAACGTGGAGAGTATCCCAGAGTTGGAGGTTATCAATGAACTTGCAGCCCAGCAGAATACCATTGCCCAGGTAGCTTTCCGCATCAATCCTGATGTGGGTGCACATACTCATGCCAATATCACAACAGGTCTGGCTGAGAATAAGTTTGGAATTGCCATGCGCGATATGGAAAGTGTTATTGAACTGGCTTTGTCGATGAAAAATATCCGTTTTATTGGATTGCATTTCCATATTGGTTCGCAGATTCTTGACATGGCCGACTTCCAGGCACTTTGTAATCGTATCAACGAATTACAGAATCAGTTGGAATCTCATCGTATCATCGTTAAGAGCATCAATGTAGGCGGTGGTCTGGGTGTCGACTATCAGCATCCTAACCGACTGTCTATCCCTGATTTCAAGTCTTACTTTGATACCTATGCCACGAAATTGAAACTTCGTCCAGGTCAGGAATTGCATTTTGAGTTGGGACGTGCTGTCGTAGCTCAGATGGGTAGCCTGCTCGCGCGTACCTTATATATTAAGGAAGGTGCAAAGAAGAAATTCTGTATTGTCGATGCTGGTATGACCGACCTTATTCGTCCTGCCCTTTATCAGGCCTATCATAAGATTGAGAATATCTCAAGTGATGAACCTATGGAGGCATATGATGTGGTTGGTCCTATCTGTGAATCCAGCGACGTCTTTGCCAAACAGATTGATTTGAATAAAGCTAAAAGAGGCGATCTCATCGCTATCCGTTCTGCGGGTGCCTATGGTGAGATTATGGCGTCACAGTATAACTGTCGCCAGCTTCCGCAAGCATACACCAGTGATGACATATGA
- the hisH gene encoding imidazole glycerol phosphate synthase subunit HisH, which produces MQVAVVKYNAGNIYSVMNALKRLGVEPLLTDDAQQLRQADRVLFPGQGEASGAMAYLREHGLDQVIRSLTQPVLGICIGQQLLCRHSEEGNVDCLGIFDAEVKRFSPTRHEDKVPCMGWNKIYDTKSELMTGVEGQFVYFVHSFYVPSCPETIATADYIQPYSAALHKDNFYATQFHPEKSGSVGERIIRNFLEL; this is translated from the coding sequence ATGCAAGTAGCAGTCGTCAAATATAACGCGGGCAACATTTACTCAGTCATGAATGCATTGAAGCGACTGGGTGTGGAACCGTTGCTCACTGATGATGCCCAACAGCTGAGGCAGGCAGACCGCGTGCTTTTCCCTGGTCAGGGAGAGGCAAGTGGCGCTATGGCTTATTTGCGTGAACATGGGTTGGATCAGGTGATCCGCTCGCTGACTCAGCCTGTACTGGGTATTTGTATTGGCCAGCAGTTGCTCTGTCGCCATTCGGAAGAAGGTAATGTGGATTGTCTGGGCATCTTTGATGCGGAGGTGAAGCGTTTCTCCCCTACCCGACATGAGGACAAGGTGCCCTGCATGGGATGGAACAAAATCTACGACACCAAGTCAGAGCTGATGACAGGCGTTGAGGGACAGTTTGTCTATTTCGTACATAGCTTCTATGTGCCTTCTTGTCCTGAGACCATTGCTACAGCCGACTACATTCAGCCTTATTCCGCTGCATTGCATAAGGATAACTTCTACGCAACACAGTTTCATCCGGAAAAGAGTGGAAGTGTTGGTGAACGAATCATTAGAAATTTCTTAGAACTATGA
- the hisIE gene encoding bifunctional phosphoribosyl-AMP cyclohydrolase/phosphoribosyl-ATP diphosphatase HisIE, translating into MTIDFEKMGGLVPAIIQDADTKNVLMLGFMNEEAYKKTVETGKVTFWSRTRQTLWTKGETSGNFLNLVSMDIDCDNDTLLVKVHPIGPTCHKGTDTCWGETNQKPAISFLSELQDFIEKRYQEMPEGSYTTKLFRDGVNKMAQKVGEEALETVIEATNGDDEHLVYEASDMIYHLLVLLTSKGLRIENIAEELHRRHDPEWDAKRRKAKAAGEMK; encoded by the coding sequence ATGACAATAGATTTTGAGAAGATGGGGGGCTTGGTTCCTGCCATCATACAAGATGCTGACACAAAGAATGTGTTGATGCTGGGCTTCATGAATGAGGAGGCCTATAAGAAGACTGTGGAAACAGGAAAGGTCACTTTCTGGAGTCGCACCCGTCAGACTCTCTGGACTAAGGGTGAGACAAGTGGAAACTTCCTGAATCTGGTCAGTATGGATATTGACTGCGATAATGACACATTACTTGTGAAGGTGCACCCTATTGGTCCTACCTGTCATAAAGGTACGGATACCTGCTGGGGAGAGACCAATCAGAAACCTGCCATCAGTTTCTTGTCTGAATTACAGGACTTTATCGAGAAGCGCTATCAGGAGATGCCTGAGGGAAGTTACACCACAAAACTATTCCGTGATGGTGTGAACAAGATGGCTCAGAAGGTGGGCGAAGAGGCTCTTGAGACTGTTATCGAGGCAACAAACGGTGATGATGAACATCTGGTCTATGAGGCATCTGATATGATTTATCATCTGCTGGTGCTCCTGACAAGCAAGGGCTTACGTATAGAAAATATCGCAGAAGAATTACATCGCCGTCATGATCCTGAATGGGATGCCAAACGTCGTAAGGCTAAGGCTGCAGGCGAGATGAAATAA